From the genome of Onthophagus taurus isolate NC chromosome 5, IU_Otau_3.0, whole genome shotgun sequence, one region includes:
- the LOC111417177 gene encoding stabilizer of axonemal microtubules 1 — protein sequence MADCECSPPPPKSHQDGCIPCSVPVIPGGTPVTVVKPCQPPPAKNTDECCNVVVPIVTAVEDRPVPIKKKCRYIQPARPSSFKPDRDYKPPACRMDDGTTYNRSYLPSETERSSQFHPSNNLCVGEGRMSDNTTHNMSFQGHTNVLPPCPIVPCEHNFQGEGPMQDITTQKHDYVPKPFSKTGKFSPTNNIFSSDCPLSDKTTNRLSYMPVKGDRVAKFIPTNALELPTGRMSACTVNRMSFLPWEQQEKIDMPWAKKPKFVPPTMRMEGCTVQKMSFGPPGEYVECSEDCPDGIDCPELDCHTSVPKHKPQDCTAPCCCPRASC from the coding sequence ATGGCCGATTGCGAATGCAGCCCACCGCCTCCAAAATCACATCAGGATGGATGTATTCCATGCAGTGTTCCGGTCATTCCAGGTGGAACACCCGTAACGGTCGTAAAACCTTGTCAACCACCACCAGCAAAAAATACCGACGAATGTTGTAATGTTGTAGTGCCAATTGTAACGGCGGTGGAAGACCGACCAGTtccgataaaaaaaaaatgtcgataTATTCAACCAGCTCGTCCAAGTTCGTTTAAACCGGATAGAGATTATAAACCACCAGCTTGTCGAATGGACGATGGAACTACATATAACAGATCATATTTACCAAGTGAAACTGAAAGATCGAGCCAATTTCATCCATCGAATAATCTTTGTGTGGGTGAAGGTAGAATGTCGGATAATACCACACATAATATGTCTTTCCAAGGACACACAAATGTTCTTCCGCCGTGTCCAATTGTACCATGCGAACATAATTTCCAAGGTGAAGGTCCGATGCAAGATATTACAACTCAAAAGCACGATTACGTGCCAAAACCGTTTTCAAAAACAGGAAAGTTTAGTCcaacaaataatattttctcaAGTGATTGTCCATTAAGtgataaaacaacaaatagaTTATCGTATATGCCGGTGAAAGGAGATAGAGTTGCTAAATTTATACCCACTAACGCACTCGAACTTCCAACTGGAAGAATGAGTGCGTGTACTGTTAATCGGATGTCATTTCTTCCATGGGAACAACAGGAAAAAATTGATATGCCTTGGGCGAAAAAACCGAAATTTGTACCACCAACAATGCGAATGGAAGGTTGTACGGTACAAAAGATGAGTTTTGGACCACCAGGAGAGTATGTTGAATGCTCGGAAGATTGTCCGGATGGTATTGATTGTCCGGAATTGGATTGTCACACGAGTGTGCCAAAACATAAACCTCAAGATTGTACTGCACCTTGTTGTTGTCCGAGAGCCTcttgttaa